Sequence from the Phragmites australis chromosome 11, lpPhrAust1.1, whole genome shotgun sequence genome:
CAAGGTGCTCTACGGCTAATGCATGAATATATTGAGCTTCCGACAGTTCAAAATCTACAAAGACAAGAAAAACTATGTAAGATACAAGAACGGAAATCACTGAGGTCTGTAGCATACCATAATTGCATTTAAAAAAGGCAAGATAAAGCCTCAGGTCACCATTATAGGATTAAAGACATAAGATACGAGTAAACAAGCAAAAGTGGAACATAATCTATTTATTCCAGAAGTAAATGTTAACTAAATATCAAGTCAAGATGACAACGGGGTAACTTAATACCTAAAAGCAATGCATTCTTGCAGCAGATAGAAACATATGTAGGACTTGGTGATAAAGAAAAAACACTAGAAAAAATAGCAAATCTTCTGTCATAGAATATGATGTTGTGATCATTAAAATGCAAAACATATAAGCAACCGACATATTTGTTGAATGGCAACCGTGGGATACAATATTACAGATTATACTGCAGGATGTAAAATCGAAATTTGATGATTTGATTCATTATATTTAAACTATTTCCCATCCATTATGATATGCTTCTCAACCCTGAATTTCGAAGAAAGACGCATTCGTCATAACGATATGAAGTATTCGGGAGATGTGCTGTTTCGACCATATAGTCCCAGGGAGCTTGCTactgaaataattttttaaagcaAGTGATGATGATTAATAAATTAGCTTTATTCGAATAATCAAGTTATTACCACAAAAATGAGTATCATTAGCTCATAAATTTGTATTACAGGGTGTACACTGTCCAAATTCCAAGTGTAATATTTTCTTTCAACTTTCAAGCTGTTGTGCAAGCTAAGTTAGCAAAATATAGGCTAGCTGTAGCAGGTATGAGCCTACAACCAGTATAGGTAAGACTCAAAGCAAATATACGATATTCCGGATTTCAAAGTAACAGGCTTGACTTATTTCACTAATTGCAAAGAAGTAAAGCAGTCAAGTGAACCAGGCCATTCTCAAAAGTGAGATGTAAATGATATATTGCCAACCAATGCCTGCCAGGTTAAAGCAAACAATCTCAAAGATAACAGAAATATGATATAAGGAATCATGCCAAAACTGCCTCAACAGTACCAGTAACCAAAATACAGAATACATTGATGTTCATTGGGCGTAAACAAAACTATCAGAAACCAGATTCATTATCACAAagccttccaagttccaacatGTAAGAAACTATAGGTGCTCAAACATTTATTAGAACTGTCAAATATAATGTGGAATCGCCAGAACCCCAAGTTAAAAAAGAATCCAGTTCCACCCTATCATGCTATCACAATTGATATTAACAAACTTCAGAATTATCATAAGTAATTCATACTAACGTTCACAGATCTGTGCAGAAGTACTAAAACTAAAGGCCCAGCAAGATTGAAGCAGCTACCACTCCAATAGCCTCTCTTTCCCAGTAACCttcaaaatccaaacaaatttAAATCAAAGTAAATGTCTTAAGTTTAGAATGGAACCTAACAACCTCAGACCAAAATATTGGGCAGTAATAAATAATCATTGTCAAGCAACATTCACAAATGTAATCACAGGATCAATACATATCAGTATAGCGTGCCTGATATTCCAAAAAATATATGGAAATCACATGGCGCTCCTCAACATTTACACCTTTCACATGTCAAATAAAATGAAAACAAGTAAATATACACCACCTAGAGGCTCGAGTAAATAAGATACAGGACTGCGGGGCCTCCTCCCCATCCCCAttctcctccttcgcctccgcCGTAGCCGCGGCGCGCGGGGTCGAGGAGTCCGGCGGCGTAGGAGGCGGTGCGAGGAAGGAGGCGACGCCCCAGAGGCGGCGGGTGAGGGTCTCGGTGAGCTCGGAAATGTCGTCCTTGACGCCGCGGCTCGGGGTGTTGGGCTGCtcgggctcctcggcgtcggggtTCGGGTCGCGCGGCGAGGAGTCATCCTCCGGCCCCGCTCCCCTCTCGGCTGAGGTGGGCTCGGACTCGGACTCGTCGGCGTCGGAGTTGGGCTCGCCGCGCGGCGAGGAGAGGGTGGCCGCGATGGAGCGCGCGAGCCACGACATGGCGCGTGCGGGTGCGGCCGGTGCGCGAGCGCGTACGTGCGTGggaagagggagagaagtgTGTGGGGTGGGTCAGGGTCCGGAGactttttaataataaatattgttatattgaaaaattacaaaaacatTATTCAAATCctataaattgtaagaataatATACCTTATCAGCACTCTGAGTGCCGATAAGTGGTGAATATCTTGCTAATATGGTACTATAGAGGTTATCAATTGTACGCGAAAGGATGTCGCTACTCAGAGTATCAACAGGTGACCACATAACACCTGATGGCATTTTGAATCTCAACACGTCCATATCAATAACTCGAGCTTATTGGCTAGTACACGTCTGATAAGTCTTATCTCCACGAGATAGGTTGTGCTAGTAAAATCTTGGCTTATGGTTACTTGTGTGTTATATAAGATGTCAGCACCTATTCTTACTATTTCTAGGAtttgaataataaaaaaatattgtttaaaAAATCCGGATGGTTTCCCTCCCGATTATTACCTAGGGTGTGTATGGATTATGGAGCCGTGCGATCAGGATGCAATGCAACGGCGCTGacgcgaggcggcggcggcaggacgATTAGACGAAAAGCACAAGAACGGGCGCCTACTCCGACGAACAGCGTATCTGTGGAAAGAAATCCAAGAACCGCAGATCAGCTGATGCTGCCATTGCCATCCATGGATCACCGCGTTTCCTCAATTGTCGAGGTCATCCTCGGGGTCAGCGCGCAAGAGGAAGGATACGGGCGAGCGCGTTGATGAGACTTCAGCTCCCGTGGGGCGGCGGCTTTTTTTCAGTTCCCCTGCGCCTACTCCGCCGGCCGCGTCGCAGGACAAGATCAGCGCCACGTTAGAGTTCGCTTCAAGCTCCTTGGTGCCCGAGACAGAGGGGTCGCAGGACAAGATCAGCATCACATCCGATTCTCTGGGATCTCTTCCCAGCTTATTGATGCCCAAGACAGAGGCGCGGCAAGGCGAGACAGCAACGTTGGATTGGAGCTTCGTGATGGCCAGCGATGCACCTCCTGCGCTGGGATACCGCTACGGCGGCTACGTGCCAGGGATTCCGATGTGCGCCCCGGCTGCCAGGGCCTCTGTTTCTTCGACAGGGGGCGACACCACAGCGTCCTGCTCCGGCGAGATGGGATTTCTTGGAGGCTTGCCCACGTACGACGAGCGGGGCATCGCTGGATCCGCAGGCGCGACGTACATGTTTGGCATGCGCTCTGCTCCTGCTCCGCCGTCGGCCGCGCCGTCTTGGTGGTGTGGCGACCCGGGCGGACTTCTGGGCTTGCTGATCAGCGCATGCAGGCGTTCGAACGTTCCCTGACTACTGACCTCTTTCCACTGATGACTGACCGTGACGAAGACCTTAGGATCTTCCAAAGTTCTTTGAGATGTTGCTTTAGTTGCTCGCAGGATATGGCATGTTGTATTGATTGCATTTATGTCTTTATTTGATTAAATTGATTGATCCGGATGCATACTCGAGATCACTGTAGCAGCTAACAGTTCACATGTTTGTTCAACTTGAAATTTAGATGTTTGCTAAACCTCTGTCTGAATATCTTGTGTATTTGCTGCAATTGAGGTGAGAAGTCAAGTGCCTCATGCTACTGCGGTGAGGCCTTGGGTGCTTGAGCTTGTGCTCGGTTAAGTGCTGGGAATTTTAGGCCTGGCCAAGTGTTTAGGTCTAGGCCTACCGGGCTTGGGATTTCAGGCCTGTCAGCCTGTTGGCGTCGAGCCACGCCTGACTGACGCTGACCGCCGCCGCCAACGTCATGAATTTTGCTGGTGCATCATTCTGTTTGGATCACATTTGAATCGGCTAATTCTTGAGTCCATGGTCAATTCTACCCTTGTTATTTGAAGTTTCGTGAGGTGAAGAAACAGTAAAGGCTGGCCCAGGACTCAGGAGTGCAGGAAAACAAAATCCGGCCAGCGCTTAATTTGTTAAAAAAAGGGACAAGAGAAAAGCAACCTTGTTATTCTAGGTTTGAACGGTTGCGCGATCCAACTTGTCTCGAATCGATGCATGATTCGACCATTCAAGCTAGCAAAATGCGTGTGACTTTTGTTAGGAAATATGGAGTTTTACGACTGAACGTGGATTCATCTCGATCTTTTAAAAGATTTGATTATAtcttataaagatttttttgacactatatatataggTAAAATCTTTTATTATAGAacatagatgaataaagaagagaaaTCTTTCCCTATATTATGTCTTCTTCCGTGATTATATTTTAAGAGATCTCTGAACTATATCGGTAGCAATGGTTCCTCAACAACTTTGACGGATTCTACGATTCATAGTCGCAATTGCAACCGCATGAGCCGTGCACTCAGAGCGTGCCTGGATGTTGGTGGAGACACTCAGAGCCCGCCGGACCTGAGCTTGACGACCGGTCATGCGGGTGTTGGTGGAGACACTGCTGAACCCCAGCGGCTGCTCCTGCAGTCGTGCACGAACAGCCGGATGCTGCCCCTTACTGCCTGATCGATCCACCCAACGGCGCACGGCAGTACGGCACCGATGAGAGAGGAACAAAAGACGAGCATTTTTCGTCGCCGTCACGGAGCAAAACCAGGCGGCCCGTAGACATTGGTGTTCACGACGAGTCGACGCCGGATGCAGCTAAGGTGGCGCGGTGAAGACGGGATCGGACGCGCGCGCGTGGCCATTTGCCCATTTGGTTGGGGCAATCGCGTGCAGCGCACCCCATATAATGAACGGCGCGCTCGGCAAGCTGCGTGTTGTCGTCCGTGCGCCCCGCGCTGCACTGCATGCGTGGCCGGTTTTCTAATGAACGGTGTCACCGCGTGGCCCGGCCCGGCGGCTCCACCGTGCCAGCGAGGGGCGGTCTCAAGACGGGTGCTCGACTCCGGCTTCGTGTTCTCGTGACAAAGGCTCATCTGGTGTAACGTGTGGCTGTACATCTTCAACAGCCAGATTTGAGTCCTCCTCAACTTAAATTTATGTGCttatttcttcttaatataaagGCTCTTAATCATGTTTGAACCAGGCGCCTCTCTTTTGCAGCACGTACCGCAGAGCTCACGTGACGGCTCAGCTCTATGGAGTTATCTGACATGTCCTGACACCTCTCCCAGTAACTTGACCCGGTAATACATGTAAGCATGTATACTATGTCTACTTAAAGAATTTACAAACAAATCCTAAAAAACTAACGTGCCAGGAAATAAATATCTCATGCTCCGTGAATCAAGCCAGCCCGACATGCTGTTGAACTAACCTATCGTTGCCACATCAATTCTGCATAGGATTCAAGTAAGTTTTTTAAGTAAGCGTAGCACAGCTCAACTTGACCGAATCAAATTCGAACGAGATGATGTTGGGAAGATGCCCTGTATATGTCCAAACTCCTGGGTCCTGTGCTCGATGCCTCGACGCTAGCACAGTACTATGTAGCACGCAAGATGCTACGGACAGCGACTAATATTGGCAACAAATATTAGGAAATGCCAGTTTCTCAACGGGTTGATGCATGCTGATGCGTGACGACGAGTAAACTATTTGCTCAAGGTCAGAACTCAATGTAGAACGACAGCGGCTTGGCGCTGAGGTACGAATCCGATTGCATTGAATTGTCATCGCTGACTTACGCTGCGAGCCAGATGCGTCCAATAATTCATATGTCGATTGCCACTTGCCGGGTGCAGGTAGTATACAAGATGTAAATAGTAGTAGTGTATTGTATACCAACCATCACATATTCACATGCATGGCATGGGGGAATCCTGGCTAACATGGCCACCTCCATGTCGTGACAAATCCTAATCGCTACGACAAAATGTACACATCACACAGGAAAACAAACGTAAATGTTGTACTTACTCACAGATGCGAGTGATCAAACACACCAAGCTGATTAAGCTACGACTACGTACGTGCACACGCAGACGTGCTCTATGAGGTTGTGCACACGTAAGACGGGAGTTACAGCCGTTGCACGCGCACGCGCCGATGGATCGAACacgatcgatcagccgtgcacGGCGCTCTTCGCGGCGCCGAACACGCCAGCGCCGCCCACCGCGACGCTGCGGTTCCTGCGCACGGCCGGGCGGCGCGCGGGGCCGCCGACGCGCACGTCGTCATCGGCGCCGAACTCGCACGGCGCGTCCTCGTCGATCCGCCCGACCGCCAGGCTCCGGCTCCGGACCGGGACGACGACGGCCACGCCCTCCCCGCCGCGGGCGGACGCCTGGCGCTGGGACATGGCGCGCACGAGCTCGTTCAcgtcctcgtcgccgccgccgggccCGCCGCGCCTCGAGCGGGAGCTGAACGTCGCGGCCTGCAAGCTCCCCGGCGCGAACCCGCCTCGCCCGCCGTATGTCCCCGCGTGCGTCGGCATCCGCCCCGCGCACGCCGACATCCTGCGCACGTACGAGTCGCACGCCCGCGACAGCGCGCGCACCGGCGCGCCCAGCCACCGCCCCAGCTTGTTGCCGTCGCCCTTCTTCCTCATCGTACTGCAAGAATCAAGAACCGAGCAGCCGAGGGGAGATCGATCGAGAGATCTAGCAgtggagcctttcttctcgcGGGGAGGTTGGTGCGCGCGCGGTTGGGCAGTCGTTGAGACGATTTTGTAACCCGATGAGGATGAGTAAGTGATGATTGCCTCTTGGTACTTGCTGCTCATATATAAAAGGCTAGTGGCAGCTTGCTTCGTGGAAGCTCTGACAGTCTAACTGTTTGCTTTGAATTAGTAGTAGAGCGCCCATGATTTGCATGGGAAAGGTCGTAGGGGCACCACTGGTCAAAGGGAGTGGGGAAAGAAAGAAATGTTCAGCTAGTGGCTGGGAACCCTAAATAGAATTCGTCAAAGTCGCACGCATTTTTGCTCGAACAGTCGAATGCATTGCATTGGATTGGGGACAAGTTGTCCTTAGCACTGTTGGAGTAGGATGTGTAGCCAGTGCTGGATCTTGCTGGCAGAGATAATCTTCCTTATGGAACTGTTCCAAACGAGTATAAAAAAATGAGAGCAAACTCAACGCTGAAAAACGTTTAGCACGCATGGGTTTGTATTAGCCTCTTAATCTGTACAAAGCTATAAGAAAACATTTGAAATGCAGTAATCAAccaacaaaaatatgattttgtcATCTCGAAAACCACCAATTGCAATTTACTCCTGTACTGGGTGTAAACCATACCAATCCATGCTTGTTGTCCTCTTTTTTCCAGGGACATGGAAAAACataataatttaatttgaagtcatttagatactAAATAATTATCTAGATTTTTAGACAACAAGAGTCAAAAGGATAAAACATCCTATTACTATTAGCAATGATATATAGTTGAGATGATAAGTAAGCTACGGCCAATAAGAGTCAAAAGGATAAAACATCCTATTACTATTAGAATGATATATAGTTGATACGATAAGTAAGCTATGGGCAAGACCGAAGTTTGCAAGTTCGATGCACACAAACCACACTCACGCGTATCTTGTGcaaaaaatcgcgtgacttgtgtgatgatatGTCATGAGTCGTGTGACTAGTGAAAACATGGCC
This genomic interval carries:
- the LOC133885397 gene encoding uncharacterized protein LOC133885397, with amino-acid sequence MSSKYQEAIITYSSSSGYKIVSTTAQPRAHQPPREKKGSTARSLDRSPLGCSVLDSCSTMRKKGDGNKLGRWLGAPVRALSRACDSYVRRMSACAGRMPTHAGTYGGRGGFAPGSLQAATFSSRSRRGGPGGGDEDVNELVRAMSQRQASARGGEGVAVVVPVRSRSLAVGRIDEDAPCEFGADDDVRVGGPARRPAVRRNRSVAVGGAGVFGAAKSAVHG